The following proteins are co-located in the Chloroflexia bacterium SDU3-3 genome:
- a CDS encoding Gfo/Idh/MocA family oxidoreductase yields the protein MTTDYGELLRYVIVGGAGGIAQTHIQALAQTPGAQIVAISDLDEQKGSERAAQLGCAFFRDHQPMLAEFRPDVAVICTPHPSHAAIAIDCLRAGAHVLAEKPMAVEPAEGDAMVAAARAAGKILAVNFQQRFRPQIEFMKRFIEGGELGELVRVLMVAPWFRTATYYRSAGWRGTWKGEGGGVLLNQAPHNLDLLCHLAGMPTKVWGIASTRAHAIECEDTAQAMLEFANGAPGYLYGSTVETGKEILQIFGDKASLELSGDGVSVTRYEQPQSVFRASSPELWAAPQATTEHFSLSPGQGAQAIPAGGHGDHVAVHHDLRRAILTGSAPRADGQQAMMSLELANAIILSSHTERAIRLPVDRDEYHQLLTQLRSA from the coding sequence ATGACCACCGACTACGGAGAGCTACTTCGCTATGTGATCGTCGGCGGGGCGGGCGGCATCGCCCAGACCCACATCCAGGCCCTGGCGCAGACCCCCGGCGCGCAGATCGTGGCGATCAGCGACCTAGACGAGCAGAAGGGCAGCGAGCGGGCCGCCCAGCTCGGCTGCGCCTTCTTCCGCGACCACCAGCCTATGCTGGCCGAGTTCCGCCCCGACGTGGCCGTGATCTGCACGCCCCACCCCTCGCACGCGGCCATCGCCATCGACTGCCTGCGGGCGGGCGCGCACGTGCTGGCCGAGAAGCCCATGGCGGTGGAGCCAGCCGAGGGCGACGCGATGGTGGCCGCCGCCCGCGCGGCGGGCAAGATCCTGGCGGTCAACTTCCAGCAGCGCTTCCGGCCCCAGATCGAGTTCATGAAGCGATTCATCGAGGGCGGCGAGCTGGGCGAGCTGGTGCGCGTGCTGATGGTCGCACCGTGGTTCCGCACGGCCACCTACTACCGCTCGGCGGGCTGGCGCGGCACCTGGAAGGGCGAGGGCGGCGGCGTGCTGCTGAACCAAGCCCCCCACAACCTCGACCTGCTGTGCCACCTGGCGGGCATGCCTACCAAGGTCTGGGGCATCGCCAGCACCCGCGCCCACGCCATCGAGTGCGAGGACACCGCCCAGGCTATGCTGGAATTTGCCAACGGCGCGCCCGGCTACCTCTACGGCAGCACGGTGGAGACCGGCAAAGAGATCCTGCAGATCTTCGGCGACAAGGCCAGCCTAGAGCTGAGCGGCGACGGCGTGAGCGTGACGCGCTACGAGCAGCCGCAGAGCGTGTTCCGCGCCAGCTCGCCCGAGCTGTGGGCCGCGCCTCAGGCCACCACCGAGCACTTCAGCCTCAGCCCAGGGCAGGGCGCGCAGGCCATCCCGGCGGGCGGCCATGGCGACCATGTGGCTGTGCACCACGACCTGCGCCGCGCCATCCTCACCGGCAGCGCGCCGCGCGCCGATGGCCAGCAGGCCATGATGTCGCTGGAGCTGGCCAACGCCATCATCCTCTCTAGCCACACCGAGCGCGCCATCCGCCTGCCGGTCGACCGCGACGAGTACCACCAGCTGCTCACGCAGCTTCGCAGCGCCTAG
- the uxaC gene encoding glucuronate isomerase, with amino-acid sequence MSQRWSLSPDRCFSPEPSRRALARELYAQVRDLPIVSPHGHVDPALLSSASAGFGSPADLFIIPDHYVFRMLYSQGIALDALGVPRADGTPSQADHRQIWQHFAENFALFRGTPTGLWLAAELTEVFGIEEKPSGENAQRLYDQIAAKLARPEFQPRALFKRFGIEVLCTTDAATDTLDHHRRLHTEGWQQVRPTFRPDGVVNLDAPGWRGNIDRLSQVSGVDVASYASFIQALEQRRAFFRELGAKATDHAALTAYTQRLTDVEAEAIFARALRGQPQADDAARFTGHMLIELARMSAEDGLVMQLHVGSARNHNAAVFERFGLDKGADIPLATEWTRALQPLLNAYGNDPRLRLILFTLDESSYSRELAPIAGHYPAVLLGPPWWFFDSVNGMRRYFDSVLETAGLFNTAGFNDDTRAFASIPARHDVWRRVSCDWLAGLALEGQIDEDDAHAMARLMAVDLARRAYRLDA; translated from the coding sequence ATGTCCCAACGATGGAGCCTCTCCCCCGACCGCTGCTTCAGCCCCGAGCCGTCGCGCCGCGCCCTGGCCCGCGAGCTGTACGCCCAGGTGCGCGACCTGCCGATCGTCAGCCCGCACGGCCATGTCGACCCGGCCCTGCTCTCCAGCGCCAGCGCCGGGTTCGGCTCGCCAGCCGACCTGTTTATCATCCCCGACCACTACGTGTTCCGCATGCTCTACAGCCAGGGCATCGCGCTGGATGCGCTGGGCGTGCCCCGCGCCGATGGCACGCCCAGCCAGGCCGATCACCGCCAGATCTGGCAGCACTTCGCCGAGAACTTCGCGCTGTTTCGCGGCACGCCCACCGGCCTGTGGCTCGCCGCCGAGCTGACCGAGGTGTTTGGCATTGAGGAGAAGCCCAGCGGCGAGAACGCCCAGCGCCTGTACGACCAGATCGCCGCCAAGCTGGCCCGGCCCGAGTTCCAGCCGCGCGCCCTGTTCAAGCGCTTCGGCATCGAGGTGCTCTGCACCACCGACGCCGCCACCGACACGCTCGACCACCATCGCCGCCTGCACACCGAGGGCTGGCAGCAGGTGCGCCCGACCTTCCGCCCCGACGGCGTGGTGAACCTGGACGCCCCCGGCTGGCGCGGCAATATCGACCGGCTGAGCCAGGTGTCGGGCGTGGATGTGGCCAGCTACGCCAGCTTCATCCAGGCGCTAGAGCAGCGGCGGGCCTTCTTCCGCGAGCTGGGGGCCAAGGCCACCGACCACGCCGCGCTGACCGCCTATACCCAGCGCCTAACCGATGTGGAGGCCGAGGCGATCTTCGCGCGCGCCCTGCGCGGCCAGCCCCAGGCCGACGACGCGGCCCGCTTCACCGGCCACATGCTGATCGAGCTGGCCCGCATGAGCGCCGAGGATGGCCTGGTGATGCAGCTGCACGTGGGCAGCGCGCGCAACCACAACGCGGCGGTGTTCGAGCGCTTCGGGCTGGACAAGGGCGCGGACATCCCGCTGGCCACCGAGTGGACTCGCGCGCTCCAGCCCCTGCTGAACGCCTACGGCAACGACCCGCGCCTGCGCCTCATCCTCTTCACCCTGGATGAGAGCAGCTACAGCCGCGAGCTCGCGCCGATCGCCGGGCACTACCCCGCCGTGCTGCTCGGCCCGCCCTGGTGGTTCTTCGACAGCGTGAACGGCATGCGGCGCTACTTCGACAGCGTGCTGGAGACGGCGGGCCTGTTCAACACCGCTGGCTTCAACGACGACACGCGGGCCTTCGCATCCATCCCCGCCCGCCACGATGTCTGGCGGCGCGTCAGCTGCGACTGGCTGGCCGGGCTGGCGCTGGAGGGCCAGATCGACGAGGACGACGCCCACGCCATGGCTCGGCTGATGGCGGTGGATCTGGCCAGGCGCGCCTATCGGCTCGATGCGTGA
- a CDS encoding sugar phosphate isomerase/epimerase, with translation MADHRFTISAFGDEIDADLETQLRVLASEDIRAIELRSAWGINVLDLTADQLRESRALLDRHGFAVSAVGSPIGKSPIAQDAAFELGRLEQAIRACDALGTRNIRVFSYYVDEADPAASRDEVVARMGALAARAAAEGVTLFHENEKGIFGDIPARCRDILASVGSPALRMAFDPANFVQCGVRPMTEGWDALAEFTTHIHIKDAKLDTGYVTPAGEGDGELPQLLATLRERGYQGYLTLEPHLQFAGPSGGFSGEEGMRVAARALRGLLAR, from the coding sequence ATGGCAGATCATCGGTTCACCATCAGCGCCTTTGGCGATGAGATCGACGCCGACCTAGAGACCCAGCTGCGCGTGCTGGCCTCGGAGGACATCCGGGCCATCGAGCTGCGCAGCGCCTGGGGCATCAACGTGCTGGACCTGACCGCCGACCAGCTGCGGGAGTCGCGCGCGCTGCTCGACCGCCACGGCTTCGCGGTCTCGGCGGTGGGCAGCCCGATCGGCAAGTCGCCGATCGCGCAGGATGCGGCCTTCGAGCTGGGGCGGCTGGAGCAGGCCATCCGCGCCTGCGACGCGCTAGGCACGCGCAACATCCGCGTGTTCTCGTACTATGTGGATGAGGCCGACCCCGCCGCCAGCCGCGACGAGGTGGTGGCGCGCATGGGCGCGCTGGCCGCCCGCGCCGCCGCCGAGGGCGTGACGCTGTTCCACGAGAACGAGAAGGGCATCTTCGGCGACATCCCCGCGCGCTGCCGCGACATCCTGGCCAGCGTGGGGTCGCCCGCGCTGCGGATGGCCTTCGACCCGGCCAACTTCGTGCAGTGCGGCGTGCGCCCCATGACCGAGGGCTGGGACGCGCTGGCCGAGTTCACCACCCACATCCACATCAAAGATGCCAAGCTCGACACGGGCTACGTGACCCCGGCGGGCGAGGGCGACGGCGAGCTGCCCCAGCTGCTGGCCACCCTGCGCGAGCGCGGCTACCAGGGCTACCTGACGCTGGAGCCGCACCTGCAGTTCGCTGGCCCCTCCGGCGGCTTCAGCGGCGAGGAGGGCATGCGCGTGGCGGCGCGGGCGCTGCGCGGGCTGCTGGCACGTTAA
- a CDS encoding sugar phosphate isomerase/epimerase: MRYAIFTVSLPDYTPEQGATALAEAGYDGIEWRVIDQAPAEQPGFWAGNRCTWPLATLVEDAPRIRQIAEGAGLAMPSLGTYASCAQPEAVDLAMRGAAALGVGQLRINVPAFDPKESYVKQRDRAQAQYREVAAMARRYGLRALIEIHMGNLVPSASAAALFLAPFDPREVGVIHDAGNMVYEGYEHYRLGLEQLGPHLAHVHLKNAAWRQVGRRADGSAEWQPGWAGITSGAVDFAALLRALRQVGYDGWLSFEDFSTEQPLAERVRGNLAYIRALAERVAAEG, from the coding sequence ATGAGATACGCCATCTTCACCGTGAGCCTGCCGGACTACACGCCCGAGCAGGGGGCCACCGCCCTAGCCGAGGCCGGGTACGACGGCATCGAGTGGCGCGTGATCGACCAGGCCCCGGCGGAGCAGCCGGGCTTCTGGGCGGGCAACCGCTGCACCTGGCCGCTGGCCACGCTGGTGGAGGATGCGCCGCGCATCCGCCAGATCGCCGAGGGCGCGGGGCTGGCCATGCCCAGCCTGGGCACCTACGCCTCGTGCGCCCAGCCCGAGGCGGTGGACCTGGCCATGCGCGGCGCGGCGGCGCTGGGGGTCGGGCAGCTGCGCATCAACGTGCCCGCCTTCGACCCGAAGGAGAGCTACGTCAAACAGCGCGACCGCGCCCAGGCCCAGTACCGCGAGGTGGCCGCCATGGCGCGGCGCTACGGGCTGCGCGCCCTGATCGAGATCCACATGGGCAACCTGGTGCCCAGCGCCAGCGCCGCCGCCCTGTTCCTGGCCCCCTTCGACCCGCGAGAGGTCGGCGTCATCCACGACGCGGGCAACATGGTCTACGAGGGCTACGAGCACTACCGGCTGGGGCTGGAGCAGCTGGGGCCGCACCTGGCCCACGTCCACCTGAAGAATGCGGCGTGGCGGCAGGTGGGTCGGCGCGCCGACGGCAGCGCCGAGTGGCAGCCGGGCTGGGCGGGCATCACCAGCGGCGCGGTGGATTTCGCGGCGCTGCTGCGGGCGCTGCGGCAGGTGGGCTACGACGGCTGGCTCTCGTTCGAGGACTTCTCGACCGAGCAGCCGCTGGCCGAGCGCGTGCGCGGCAACCTGGCCTACATCCGCGCCCTGGCCGAGCGCGTGGCGGCAGAGGGGTAG
- a CDS encoding PAS domain-containing protein — protein MLFQRCTVVVGGVVSLQWSYSKSICKRPTATGTTMTLRSEDPEAPRGDDQEDQRIPFDSAYGEALRSHIIDLEQQLADLKAIGDYFAPFFTHSLALLCVVNTEGVFKHLNPRWQDTLGYPLDAIRAMSLADLLHPDDLAPAMAGFQQLLEGELPQVQLVNRCRCANGSYKMLRWHASFDPAVQAIYANAEDITVQHLAEEATQRHASLLQLILDSMSDAAVVADDEGHILLINPAAAAMFGDQGGLFVARTSEDAGLLLPDGLTPCPPDAMPLARAIRGEPTDNVELILRNQLAPQGRWLAMSGRPLLEKGVPRGGVVLCRDVTQRKLAEDAAQIYEQTVSNMLVAMLVCQLDEPASPASLRLIAANAAARMYTGVDAPARLGERIADMFPALATPSLLATYADIAINGGMCDLGDVPYGASFFSLRVFALAGQRVCISFEDITERKYAEEALRQATVQEEIIRAQAAALAELSTPLIPLSEHVVVMPLIGTVDSKRAQQVMDTLLHGISETRARTAILDITGVSVVDTQVANVFISAAQAVKLLGAQVLLTGIRPEVAQTLIGLGVNLGGIVTHSSLQSGIAMALGRGGLR, from the coding sequence ATGTTGTTTCAACGTTGCACGGTGGTAGTAGGGGGCGTCGTATCGCTACAATGGTCGTATTCCAAGAGCATATGCAAGCGCCCTACGGCGACGGGAACGACCATGACACTGCGTAGCGAAGATCCTGAGGCACCGCGTGGTGACGATCAAGAAGATCAGCGCATCCCTTTTGACTCGGCATATGGCGAGGCGCTGCGTTCGCATATTATCGACCTTGAGCAGCAGCTCGCCGATCTGAAGGCCATAGGCGACTATTTCGCGCCCTTCTTCACCCACTCGCTGGCGCTGCTGTGCGTGGTGAACACCGAGGGCGTGTTCAAGCACCTGAACCCGCGCTGGCAGGACACGCTCGGCTACCCGCTGGATGCCATCCGCGCCATGTCGCTGGCCGACCTGCTGCACCCCGACGATCTCGCGCCCGCCATGGCGGGCTTCCAGCAGCTGCTAGAAGGCGAGCTGCCCCAGGTGCAGCTGGTGAACCGCTGCCGCTGCGCCAACGGCAGCTACAAGATGCTGCGCTGGCACGCCTCGTTCGACCCCGCCGTGCAGGCGATCTACGCCAACGCCGAGGACATCACCGTGCAGCACCTGGCCGAGGAGGCCACCCAGCGCCACGCCAGCCTGCTGCAGCTCATCCTCGACAGTATGAGCGACGCCGCCGTGGTGGCCGACGACGAGGGCCACATCCTGCTGATCAACCCGGCGGCGGCGGCCATGTTTGGCGATCAGGGCGGCCTGTTCGTGGCCCGCACATCCGAGGATGCGGGCCTGCTGCTGCCCGATGGCCTAACCCCATGCCCCCCCGATGCCATGCCGCTGGCCCGCGCCATCCGCGGCGAGCCGACCGACAATGTGGAGCTGATCCTGCGCAACCAGCTGGCCCCCCAGGGCCGCTGGCTGGCCATGAGCGGGCGACCGCTGCTGGAGAAGGGCGTGCCGCGCGGCGGCGTGGTGCTGTGCCGCGATGTGACCCAGCGCAAGCTGGCCGAGGACGCCGCGCAGATCTACGAGCAGACGGTCTCGAATATGCTGGTGGCCATGCTGGTGTGCCAGCTGGATGAGCCGGCCAGCCCGGCCTCGCTGCGCCTGATCGCCGCCAACGCCGCCGCGCGCATGTACACTGGCGTGGATGCCCCGGCCCGCCTGGGCGAGCGCATCGCCGACATGTTCCCCGCGCTGGCCACCCCCAGCCTGCTGGCCACCTACGCCGACATCGCGATCAACGGCGGCATGTGCGACCTGGGCGATGTGCCCTATGGCGCGTCGTTCTTCTCGCTGCGGGTGTTTGCGCTGGCCGGGCAGCGCGTGTGCATCTCGTTCGAGGACATCACCGAGCGCAAGTATGCCGAGGAGGCGCTGCGCCAGGCCACCGTGCAGGAGGAGATCATCCGCGCCCAGGCGGCGGCGCTGGCCGAGCTGTCGACCCCGCTCATCCCGCTGAGCGAGCACGTGGTGGTGATGCCGCTGATCGGCACGGTGGACAGCAAGCGCGCCCAGCAGGTGATGGACACGCTGCTGCACGGCATCTCTGAGACCCGCGCACGCACCGCCATCCTGGACATCACCGGCGTGAGCGTGGTGGATACCCAGGTGGCCAACGTGTTTATCAGCGCGGCGCAGGCGGTGAAGCTGCTGGGCGCGCAGGTGTTGCTCACCGGCATCCGCCCCGAGGTGGCCCAGACTCTGATCGGCCTCGGCGTGAACCTGGGCGGGATTGTCACCCACAGCTCGCTGCAGAGCGGTATTGCCATGGCGCTGGGGCGCGGCGGCCTGAGGTAG
- a CDS encoding sensor domain-containing diguanylate cyclase: MEAILTTMDCLTAILTGALGMGLIAAVWRDRAHQTYWQCMIAGTLIVAYAFRQLADALSGMMLCLSDDGSAAARLLWDTMMLLPPMAYILFSSRLVPRAATLGLSLSHWRQAEAKLQQENAQLAATVRALELRTEQMRSMNELSELFQAAQTLEEIGAITRRMACDLLPVDAGAIYVADTPGAEPQLLVAWGMHAAPGGLRGALAYTSAPTALAPPQPKGWLRVPLRSQADVWGALVLHLPEATPAAPDDPLEQATAWLVQALADQAAFAVANLAMRTSLREQAMHDPLTGLCNRRSMELFFSSEIGHAAQQHSSVGVLLIDIDYFKRINDTYGHLVGDDALRLVARALKDSSRRSDVVCRYGGEEFVVILPDVSAPVLAARAEQLRTAIAQVAECGELPIRSITASVGIALYPQHGDTTTAVLASADAALYAAKQRGRDQWVLADYP, encoded by the coding sequence ATGGAGGCTATTCTCACCACAATGGATTGCCTGACGGCGATCTTGACCGGTGCGTTGGGGATGGGCCTGATCGCCGCCGTGTGGCGCGATCGGGCGCACCAGACATACTGGCAGTGTATGATCGCAGGCACCCTGATTGTCGCCTATGCCTTTCGGCAGCTGGCCGATGCGCTGTCGGGTATGATGCTCTGTCTATCGGATGATGGTTCAGCCGCCGCGCGCCTGCTCTGGGATACCATGATGCTCCTGCCGCCGATGGCCTACATCCTGTTCTCCTCGCGCCTAGTTCCCCGCGCCGCCACCCTGGGCCTGAGCCTGAGCCACTGGCGGCAGGCCGAGGCGAAGCTCCAGCAGGAGAACGCGCAGCTGGCCGCCACCGTGCGCGCCCTGGAGCTGCGCACCGAGCAGATGCGCTCGATGAACGAGCTGAGCGAGCTGTTCCAGGCGGCTCAGACGCTGGAGGAGATCGGCGCGATCACGCGGCGCATGGCCTGCGACCTGCTGCCAGTGGATGCGGGCGCGATCTATGTGGCCGACACGCCAGGGGCCGAGCCGCAGCTGCTGGTGGCCTGGGGCATGCACGCCGCGCCGGGCGGGCTGCGCGGCGCGCTGGCCTACACCAGCGCGCCGACGGCGCTGGCCCCGCCGCAGCCCAAGGGCTGGCTGCGCGTGCCGCTGCGCTCGCAGGCCGACGTGTGGGGCGCGCTGGTGCTGCACCTGCCCGAGGCCACGCCCGCCGCCCCCGACGACCCGCTGGAGCAGGCCACCGCCTGGCTGGTGCAGGCCCTGGCCGATCAGGCGGCCTTCGCCGTGGCCAACCTGGCCATGCGCACCTCGCTGCGCGAGCAGGCGATGCACGATCCGCTGACCGGCCTGTGCAACCGGCGCTCGATGGAGCTGTTCTTCTCTAGCGAGATCGGCCACGCCGCGCAGCAGCATAGCTCGGTGGGCGTGCTGCTGATCGACATCGACTACTTCAAGCGCATCAATGATACCTACGGGCATCTGGTCGGCGATGACGCGCTGCGGCTGGTGGCCCGCGCCCTCAAGGATTCGAGCCGCCGGAGCGACGTGGTCTGCCGCTACGGCGGCGAGGAGTTTGTGGTCATCCTGCCCGACGTGAGCGCGCCGGTGCTGGCCGCCCGCGCCGAGCAGCTGCGCACCGCCATCGCCCAGGTGGCCGAGTGCGGCGAGCTGCCCATCCGCAGCATCACGGCCTCGGTGGGCATCGCGCTCTACCCCCAGCACGGCGACACCACCACCGCCGTGCTGGCCAGCGCCGACGCGGCGCTCTACGCCGCCAAGCAGCGCGGGCGCGACCAGTGGGTGCTGGCCGACTACCCCTGA
- a CDS encoding AEC family transporter, producing MLGVLATVLLPIIVVVAAGYLLRQQMPIDLLTLNRITMYVLNPALVFTSLVDAQVSGGDALRMVALSCALMVCLGLITMACGRGLGLRGGQLSALLLACLFMNTGNFGLPLAHFAFGEAGFERAVLFFLPQSILSQTIGIGVAAAGASAAASARDHARTVVLRVLRMPQIYAVALALLVRASGLRMAQAGGALGGLYHGVDLMADAALPLMLLVLGMQLAQRAASFEQPRLTALAVAMRLVVSPLVAAGLALALGMQGLDMRVGVLQAAMPTAVNMTLIALEFNIHPPFVVSAVVASSLGSLLTLAVIITMMQ from the coding sequence ATGCTGGGCGTCCTGGCCACCGTGCTGCTGCCGATCATCGTGGTGGTCGCCGCCGGGTACCTGCTGCGCCAGCAGATGCCGATCGACCTGCTCACGCTCAACCGCATCACCATGTATGTGCTGAACCCCGCGCTGGTGTTCACCTCGCTGGTGGATGCGCAGGTGAGCGGGGGCGACGCGCTGCGCATGGTGGCGCTCTCGTGCGCGCTGATGGTGTGCCTGGGCCTGATCACCATGGCCTGCGGGCGTGGCCTGGGCCTGCGCGGCGGGCAGCTGAGCGCGCTGCTGCTGGCCTGCCTGTTCATGAATACCGGCAACTTCGGCCTGCCGCTGGCCCACTTCGCGTTTGGCGAGGCTGGCTTCGAGCGGGCCGTGCTGTTCTTCCTGCCGCAGAGCATTCTGTCGCAGACCATCGGCATCGGCGTGGCGGCGGCGGGCGCGAGCGCGGCGGCCAGCGCCCGCGACCACGCGCGCACCGTGGTGCTGCGCGTGCTGCGCATGCCGCAGATCTACGCGGTGGCCCTGGCGCTGCTGGTGCGGGCCAGCGGGCTGCGCATGGCCCAGGCGGGCGGCGCGCTCGGCGGCCTCTACCATGGCGTCGACCTGATGGCCGATGCTGCGCTGCCGCTGATGCTGCTGGTGCTGGGCATGCAGTTGGCCCAGCGCGCCGCCTCGTTCGAGCAGCCCCGCCTCACCGCCCTGGCCGTGGCGATGCGCCTGGTGGTCTCGCCGCTGGTGGCAGCGGGGCTGGCGCTGGCGCTGGGCATGCAGGGCCTCGACATGCGCGTAGGCGTGCTTCAGGCCGCCATGCCCACCGCCGTGAATATGACCTTGATCGCCCTGGAGTTCAACATCCACCCGCCATTTGTGGTTAGCGCGGTGGTTGCCTCGTCGCTGGGCAGCCTGCTGACGCTGGCCGTGATCATCACGATGATGCAGTAG
- a CDS encoding LacI family transcriptional regulator — protein sequence MSKRATITDIAKAAKVSVGTVSHVLNGNTQRVGAETRERVLAVMRALDYRPSAIARSMARRRTATIGLVVSDIVNSVHAEVMQGVEEAASAAGFQIILTSAPTIEAEQQAIQTMRAQQVAGCIFLLYSQPHPSPHLSQLREDGMPLVVINRHLRDRAISQVLLDDHGAGVTATEHLLGLGHTRIATLAGPLGGPEAPRSATERHAGWLQALAERGIRPPPEWVIDGGYSAAQSYQAVRQFLARPWAEGQRPTALFASNFTMATAALKALHEAGARIPADLAIVSVDDPPQAAYTYPALTSLSLPVAEAGRIAARTLLGWVAGGEQPCAQHITLGFTLHVRESCGGA from the coding sequence ATGAGCAAGCGCGCCACCATCACCGACATCGCCAAAGCCGCCAAGGTCTCGGTCGGCACCGTCTCGCATGTGCTGAACGGCAACACCCAGCGCGTGGGGGCCGAAACCCGCGAGCGCGTGCTGGCCGTGATGCGCGCGCTCGACTACCGCCCCAGCGCCATCGCCCGCAGCATGGCGCGGCGGCGCACCGCCACCATCGGCCTGGTGGTCAGCGACATCGTGAACTCGGTGCACGCCGAGGTGATGCAGGGCGTGGAGGAGGCGGCCAGCGCCGCCGGGTTCCAGATCATCCTCACCAGCGCGCCCACCATCGAGGCCGAGCAGCAGGCCATCCAGACCATGCGCGCCCAGCAGGTGGCCGGCTGCATCTTCCTGCTCTACTCGCAGCCCCACCCCAGCCCGCACCTCAGCCAGCTGCGCGAGGACGGCATGCCCCTGGTGGTGATCAACCGCCACCTGCGCGACCGCGCGATCAGCCAGGTGCTGCTAGATGACCACGGCGCAGGCGTGACCGCCACCGAGCACCTGCTGGGCCTGGGCCACACCCGCATCGCCACGCTGGCCGGGCCGCTGGGCGGCCCCGAGGCCCCGCGCAGCGCCACCGAGCGCCACGCGGGCTGGCTCCAGGCCCTGGCCGAGCGCGGCATCCGCCCGCCGCCCGAGTGGGTGATCGACGGCGGCTACAGCGCGGCCCAGAGCTACCAGGCCGTGCGCCAGTTCCTGGCCCGCCCCTGGGCCGAGGGCCAGCGCCCCACCGCGCTGTTCGCCAGCAACTTCACCATGGCCACCGCCGCGCTCAAGGCCCTGCACGAGGCGGGCGCGCGCATCCCCGCCGATCTGGCGATCGTGAGCGTGGACGACCCGCCCCAGGCCGCCTACACCTACCCCGCGCTCACCAGCCTCTCGCTGCCGGTGGCCGAGGCGGGCCGCATCGCCGCCCGCACGCTGCTGGGCTGGGTGGCGGGCGGCGAGCAGCCCTGCGCCCAGCACATCACGCTGGGCTTCACCCTGCACGTGCGCGAGTCGTGCGGCGGTGCCTAG